From a region of the Georgenia yuyongxinii genome:
- a CDS encoding YdeI/OmpD-associated family protein, producing MSPTPGGTPERPALFFSGPEEFRVWLRENHDTATELWMGLRKKHVPDRGLTWADAVVEALCFGWIDSVAQRIDADAVRQRWTPRKPGSTWSRINLETVARLIEEGRMTPAGLAAYERRKADRQAIYAYEQAELEALPAEAEEQVRANPAAAAFLDAATASYRKVCIHWVLSAKQEATREKRLRQLIDDSAAGRLVPSQRYGQTPSWVARAAAAAQAAEDRSPPSPRS from the coding sequence ATGAGCCCGACGCCTGGTGGCACGCCGGAGCGGCCCGCGTTGTTCTTCAGCGGGCCCGAGGAGTTCCGCGTGTGGCTCCGGGAGAACCACGACACGGCCACCGAGCTGTGGATGGGCCTGCGGAAGAAGCACGTCCCGGACCGCGGGCTGACGTGGGCCGACGCGGTGGTCGAGGCCCTGTGCTTCGGCTGGATCGACTCGGTCGCCCAGCGCATCGACGCCGACGCCGTCCGCCAGCGCTGGACGCCCCGCAAGCCCGGCAGCACGTGGAGCCGCATCAACCTCGAGACGGTGGCTCGCCTGATCGAGGAGGGCCGGATGACGCCTGCCGGTCTCGCTGCCTATGAACGGCGCAAGGCCGACCGGCAGGCCATCTACGCCTATGAGCAGGCCGAGCTGGAAGCCCTGCCCGCGGAGGCGGAGGAACAGGTGCGCGCCAACCCGGCCGCGGCGGCGTTCCTCGACGCCGCGACCGCCTCCTACCGCAAGGTCTGCATCCACTGGGTGCTGTCGGCCAAGCAGGAGGCCACCAGGGAGAAGCGCCTGCGTCAGCTCATCGACGACAGCGCCGCCGGTCGCCTCGTCCCGAGCCAGCGGTACGGGCAGACACCGTCGTGGGTGGCCCGCGCAGCTGCTGCGGCGCAGGCGGCGGAGGACCGCTCCCCGCCGTCACCACGGTCATGA
- a CDS encoding FAD-dependent oxidoreductase, with translation MRAEPPVRPAILLISTDPAVRRTVGDELNRRYSADYTVLVHDTPAAAATDLTALAAEGAPVALVIGAVGGPDADGLADLEALGPLDHTALRVALVRWGDWAVARPVFDAIGLGTVDRRLTRPELAGDEEFHRNIAEFLEEAAGRRGRGFEAVRMIGERWAPRTQHLRDQFNRNHVPTGFYDAHSDEGAALLDGLGLIGPTLPVVVLRFQADQPVLQNPTDIQIADAFGIFAPVRAEEEFDVAILGAGPAGLGAAVYAASEGLRVIVIEHEAVGGQAGTSSLIRNYLGFPAGISGSRLAVAAYEQAWSFGARFHFLRSARDVRRDDGWCVVSLTDGSQVRSRAVVVATGASYRRLEVPALDALAGKGVFYGATTTEATAMAGKQVFVAGGGNSAGQAAVHLARYADHVTVLVRRPTLVETMSEYLVREIDSAPNISVRYRTDIVGGAGEEFLQAIVLRDLDTGAEETVPGVLFVLIGAEPRSQCLRESVARDSQGYVLTGPDVLADDAGTWHEDRPPLMLETSLPGVFAVGDVRHGSVKRVASAVGEGALAVSVLHQYLANHRTMG, from the coding sequence GTGCGCGCTGAACCGCCCGTCCGGCCCGCCATCCTCCTGATCAGCACCGACCCTGCGGTGCGCCGCACGGTCGGCGACGAGCTCAACCGCCGCTACTCCGCCGACTACACCGTGCTCGTCCACGACACTCCCGCCGCGGCGGCCACCGATCTCACGGCGCTCGCCGCCGAGGGTGCCCCGGTGGCGCTGGTGATCGGCGCCGTCGGCGGCCCCGACGCCGACGGCCTGGCCGACCTCGAGGCATTGGGCCCGCTGGACCACACCGCGCTGCGGGTAGCCCTGGTCCGGTGGGGGGACTGGGCGGTCGCCCGGCCGGTGTTCGACGCCATCGGGCTCGGCACCGTCGACCGGCGCCTGACCCGCCCCGAGCTGGCCGGGGACGAGGAGTTCCACCGCAACATCGCCGAGTTCCTCGAGGAGGCGGCCGGCCGCCGCGGCCGCGGGTTCGAGGCGGTGCGGATGATCGGCGAGCGGTGGGCGCCACGCACCCAGCACCTGCGCGACCAGTTCAACCGCAACCACGTCCCCACCGGCTTCTACGACGCCCACTCCGACGAGGGCGCCGCCCTGCTTGACGGCCTCGGCCTGATCGGCCCCACCCTGCCCGTCGTCGTGCTGCGCTTCCAGGCCGACCAGCCCGTGCTGCAGAACCCCACGGACATCCAGATAGCCGACGCCTTCGGTATCTTCGCGCCGGTGCGCGCGGAGGAGGAGTTCGACGTCGCCATCCTCGGCGCCGGGCCCGCCGGCCTGGGCGCCGCGGTGTACGCGGCGTCGGAGGGGCTGCGGGTGATCGTCATCGAGCACGAGGCGGTCGGCGGTCAGGCCGGCACCTCCTCGCTGATCCGCAACTACCTCGGGTTCCCGGCGGGCATCTCCGGCTCACGCCTCGCGGTGGCCGCCTACGAGCAGGCGTGGTCCTTCGGTGCCCGGTTCCACTTCCTGCGGTCCGCGCGCGACGTGCGTCGCGATGACGGCTGGTGCGTGGTCTCGCTGACCGACGGCTCGCAGGTGCGGAGCCGGGCAGTGGTGGTGGCCACCGGTGCGTCCTACCGGCGCCTGGAGGTCCCGGCGCTGGACGCCCTGGCGGGCAAGGGCGTGTTCTACGGCGCGACCACCACCGAGGCCACGGCGATGGCGGGCAAGCAGGTGTTCGTGGCCGGTGGTGGCAACTCCGCCGGGCAGGCGGCCGTCCACCTCGCCAGGTACGCCGATCACGTCACCGTGCTGGTGCGTCGGCCCACCCTCGTCGAGACGATGTCGGAGTACCTCGTCCGGGAGATCGACTCCGCGCCGAACATCTCCGTGCGTTACCGCACCGACATCGTGGGCGGGGCGGGGGAGGAATTCCTCCAGGCGATCGTGCTGCGCGACCTCGACACCGGCGCCGAGGAGACCGTTCCCGGGGTGCTCTTCGTCCTCATCGGCGCGGAGCCGCGCTCACAGTGCCTGCGCGAGTCCGTCGCCCGCGACTCCCAGGGGTACGTGCTGACCGGGCCGGATGTCCTGGCCGACGACGCCGGCACCTGGCACGAGGACCGTCCCCCGCTCATGCTCGAGACCTCGCTGCCGGGGGTCTTCGCCGTCGGCGACGTGCGGCACGGGTCGGTCAAGCGGGTCGCCTCAGCGGTGGGGGAGGGGGCGCTCGCCGTCAGCGTCCTCCACCAGTACCTGGCCAACCACCGGACGATGGGCTGA
- a CDS encoding PspA/IM30 family protein, protein MAIGRRLTRIVRARRNAPGPVQDPGAVVAAAQREQEDRLDHARRAVADLAVQRRRTELLAVRASDEIARLSRQAEDAVARGDDTGARDLLRRAIVARERRDALHVRRGELDAQVQRLERSLGQVEERVEESRLRYLSVRAEQDAARASLDVRRALGESGRDAAEAATAAREAERAARELQARAAAYDELAWTDPDGPAVREAFEQLEHGREAEDELARLKQRRGIDPGR, encoded by the coding sequence ATGGCGATCGGACGTCGTCTCACCCGTATCGTGCGGGCACGACGCAACGCGCCCGGGCCCGTCCAGGACCCGGGTGCCGTCGTGGCGGCCGCCCAGCGGGAGCAGGAGGACCGGCTCGACCACGCGCGCCGCGCGGTGGCCGATCTCGCCGTCCAGCGCCGCCGCACCGAGCTGCTCGCGGTGCGCGCCTCCGACGAGATCGCCCGGCTGAGCCGTCAGGCCGAGGACGCCGTCGCCCGCGGGGACGACACCGGCGCGAGGGACCTGCTCCGCCGCGCGATCGTGGCCCGAGAGCGGCGCGACGCGCTGCACGTCCGGCGTGGGGAGCTCGACGCCCAGGTCCAGCGGCTCGAGCGAAGCCTGGGGCAGGTCGAGGAGCGGGTGGAGGAGTCCCGCCTGCGCTACCTGTCGGTGCGCGCCGAGCAGGACGCCGCGCGCGCCTCGCTGGACGTGCGGCGGGCGCTGGGCGAGTCCGGCCGGGACGCGGCCGAGGCGGCCACCGCGGCCCGTGAGGCCGAACGTGCCGCGCGCGAGCTGCAGGCGCGGGCCGCCGCATACGACGAGCTGGCCTGGACCGACCCGGACGGCCCGGCGGTCCGCGAAGCCTTCGAACAGCTCGAGCACGGCCGCGAGGCCGAGGACGAGCTCGCCCGGCTCAAGCAGCGCAGGGGCATTGACCCGGGACGGTGA
- a CDS encoding creatininase, whose amino-acid sequence MEELDAFTYRERVASGVLVLIPVGSIEQHGPHMPLNTDVLLSREMAGAVAGATGALVAPPIVFGYKSQQRSGGGNHLTGTTSLDAATVVSIAKTLVLELARHGVRKVAFVNGHYENYQFLYEGADLAIRELRLDGITDLKVMLLSYWDFVGDDVIAELYPDGFPGWDLEHGGVLETSLMLLLHPHRVDMTRVADIPPAQLPDYDVLPARPEFTPASGCLSSGAAGTAEKGRLLLDGASAGMVAAIRGEFGV is encoded by the coding sequence ATGGAGGAGCTCGACGCCTTCACCTACCGTGAGCGCGTCGCGAGCGGCGTCCTGGTGCTCATCCCGGTGGGGTCCATCGAGCAGCACGGTCCGCACATGCCGCTGAACACGGACGTGCTCCTCTCGCGCGAGATGGCCGGCGCGGTCGCCGGGGCGACCGGCGCACTCGTCGCGCCGCCGATCGTCTTCGGGTACAAGTCCCAGCAACGCTCGGGCGGCGGCAACCACCTCACCGGCACCACCAGCCTCGACGCGGCGACGGTGGTGTCCATCGCCAAGACCCTGGTGCTCGAGCTCGCCCGCCACGGAGTCCGCAAGGTCGCCTTCGTCAACGGCCACTACGAGAACTACCAGTTCCTGTACGAGGGGGCCGACCTTGCGATCCGCGAGCTCCGGCTCGACGGCATCACGGACCTGAAGGTCATGCTCCTGTCGTACTGGGACTTCGTCGGCGACGACGTCATCGCCGAGCTCTACCCCGACGGCTTCCCCGGCTGGGACCTCGAGCACGGCGGTGTCCTGGAGACCTCGCTCATGCTCCTGCTCCATCCCCACCGGGTCGACATGACTCGGGTGGCGGACATCCCGCCGGCGCAGCTGCCGGACTACGACGTCCTGCCTGCCCGTCCGGAGTTCACCCCGGCGTCGGGATGCCTGTCGTCCGGCGCCGCCGGGACCGCCGAGAAGGGCCGGCTCCTCCTCGACGGCGCGTCGGCCGGCATGGTCGCGGCGATCCGCGGCGAGTTCGGGGTGTGA
- a CDS encoding serine/threonine protein kinase codes for MTKIVNSWNDFDPLKHAIVGRADMSVIPPEEPATSEKVPVDSEMRGMWGPRPTETVEKANAQLDNYVKVLEGLGVKVDRPTPMQWNQEIKTPDFRTESGMTQMPPRDILLTIGNEIMASANSFRCRYFEYLAYWPLMNEYFEADPEFKWTQAPRPRLTDKSYKHNYYDEKISLEERLVRTANRDFVTTEVEPMWDAADVMRMGKDLFIQHGLTTNLKAMEWFKRYYPDLRVHSVNFPGDPYPIHIDATFVPLRPGLIINNPHRPLPVEQRAIFEANDWQIVEAAKPAHDGPPPLCYSSVWLSMNCLVLDHKTVIVEESEVYQAEQMDKLGMNVIPVPFRDAYAFGGGLHCATADVYREGTCEDYFPNQVDDPTRV; via the coding sequence ATGACCAAGATCGTCAACTCGTGGAACGACTTCGACCCGCTCAAGCACGCCATCGTCGGGCGCGCCGACATGAGCGTGATCCCGCCGGAGGAGCCGGCCACCTCGGAGAAGGTGCCCGTGGACTCCGAGATGCGCGGCATGTGGGGGCCACGTCCCACGGAGACCGTGGAGAAGGCCAACGCGCAGCTGGACAACTACGTCAAGGTGCTCGAGGGGCTCGGGGTGAAGGTCGACCGGCCGACCCCGATGCAGTGGAACCAGGAGATCAAGACCCCTGACTTCCGCACCGAGTCCGGCATGACGCAGATGCCGCCGCGCGACATCCTGCTCACCATCGGCAACGAGATCATGGCGTCGGCGAACTCGTTCCGGTGCCGCTACTTCGAGTACCTGGCCTACTGGCCGCTGATGAACGAGTACTTCGAGGCTGACCCGGAGTTCAAGTGGACCCAGGCGCCCCGGCCGCGCCTGACGGACAAGTCGTACAAGCACAACTACTACGACGAGAAGATCTCCCTGGAGGAGCGCCTGGTGCGCACCGCGAACAGGGACTTCGTGACCACCGAGGTCGAGCCCATGTGGGACGCGGCCGACGTGATGCGCATGGGCAAGGACCTGTTCATCCAGCACGGGCTGACCACCAACCTCAAGGCCATGGAGTGGTTCAAGCGCTACTACCCCGACCTGCGGGTGCACTCCGTGAACTTCCCCGGTGACCCCTACCCGATCCACATCGACGCGACGTTCGTGCCGCTGCGGCCGGGCCTGATCATAAACAACCCCCACCGGCCCCTGCCTGTGGAGCAGCGGGCGATCTTCGAGGCCAACGACTGGCAGATCGTCGAGGCGGCCAAGCCCGCCCACGACGGCCCGCCGCCGCTGTGCTACTCCTCGGTGTGGCTGTCGATGAACTGCCTGGTCCTGGACCACAAGACGGTCATCGTCGAGGAGTCCGAGGTCTACCAGGCCGAGCAGATGGACAAGCTCGGGATGAACGTCATCCCGGTGCCCTTCCGCGACGCCTACGCCTTCGGTGGCGGCCTGCACTGCGCCACCGCCGACGTCTACCGCGAAGGCACCTGCGAGGACTACTTCCCCAACCAGGTCGACGACCCCACCCGCGTCTGA
- a CDS encoding purine-cytosine permease family protein produces the protein MPAGTGPDEIDNVRRDVEETLQPIPEGQRTTKVGGQFWIWAGANIAPINWVLGALGINMGLGLWDTFTVLVIGNAIGMVVFGFFVLLGQRTGVTGMLLGRGVFGRRGNYLPAVIQGTVVIGWCAVNTWIVLDLVMALFGKIGWVDPDLANYGWKFAVAAAVMCVQVTIALFGYKAIAGFEKWTVPPTIAILIAMSIAAWFFMDIDWSYAGPASGALTGWDRIVAMSSVMTAIGVGWGLTWLPYASDYSRFVSTAVPRKKLYIASAGGQILPVLWLGLLGATLATTNGSVDPGELIVANFGSMAIPVLLLVLHGPIATNILNIYTFTVTVQSLDIRLGRRALNIGMGVATMGAVTLFVFSTDIAHSLDAWLSACVGWTSTWGAIVAVRYYLLDHRSTDFSHHFDAVGTSRLRDVDWRALVAFTTGLTSAWLFMHGMIPALQGPLSDALHGLDLSWLAAGLGSGTVYYLLVRNDPALRGTPARAGTPTRRHSPSRSTTKR, from the coding sequence GTGCCCGCGGGCACCGGGCCCGACGAGATCGACAACGTGCGCCGGGATGTGGAGGAGACGCTGCAGCCCATCCCGGAGGGCCAGCGCACCACGAAGGTAGGAGGGCAGTTCTGGATCTGGGCCGGGGCGAACATCGCGCCGATCAACTGGGTCCTCGGCGCCCTCGGGATCAACATGGGGCTGGGGCTCTGGGACACGTTCACGGTACTGGTGATCGGCAACGCCATCGGCATGGTCGTGTTCGGGTTCTTCGTCCTGCTCGGTCAGCGGACCGGTGTGACCGGCATGCTTCTCGGGCGCGGGGTCTTCGGCCGGCGCGGCAACTACCTGCCCGCGGTGATCCAGGGGACCGTGGTGATCGGCTGGTGCGCCGTCAACACCTGGATCGTGCTCGACCTGGTGATGGCGCTCTTCGGGAAGATCGGCTGGGTCGACCCGGACCTGGCCAACTACGGCTGGAAGTTCGCCGTCGCGGCGGCGGTCATGTGCGTGCAGGTGACCATCGCGCTCTTCGGCTACAAGGCCATCGCCGGCTTCGAGAAGTGGACCGTCCCGCCCACCATCGCGATCCTCATCGCGATGTCCATCGCGGCGTGGTTCTTCATGGACATCGACTGGTCCTACGCCGGCCCGGCCTCCGGAGCGCTGACCGGGTGGGACCGCATCGTCGCGATGTCCTCGGTGATGACGGCCATCGGGGTGGGCTGGGGGCTGACCTGGTTGCCGTACGCCTCGGACTACTCCCGGTTCGTCAGCACGGCCGTCCCGCGCAAGAAGCTCTACATCGCCTCCGCCGGCGGGCAGATCCTGCCGGTGCTGTGGCTGGGGCTGCTCGGCGCGACGCTCGCCACCACGAACGGCTCGGTGGACCCCGGTGAGCTAATCGTTGCCAACTTCGGATCGATGGCCATCCCCGTGCTGCTGCTCGTGCTGCACGGGCCGATCGCGACGAACATCCTGAACATCTACACCTTCACCGTCACCGTCCAGAGCCTGGACATCAGGCTCGGCAGGCGGGCCCTCAACATCGGCATGGGTGTGGCGACGATGGGCGCGGTCACGCTCTTCGTGTTCTCGACCGACATCGCGCACTCGCTCGACGCCTGGCTGTCCGCCTGTGTCGGATGGACGTCCACCTGGGGAGCCATCGTGGCGGTCCGCTACTACCTGCTCGACCACCGGTCCACGGATTTCAGTCATCATTTCGATGCGGTGGGCACCAGCCGGCTGCGAGACGTCGACTGGCGGGCGCTGGTCGCCTTCACGACCGGGCTCACGAGCGCGTGGCTGTTCATGCACGGGATGATTCCCGCGCTCCAGGGCCCGTTGTCCGACGCGCTGCACGGGCTGGACCTGTCCTGGCTCGCGGCCGGCCTCGGCTCAGGCACCGTCTACTACCTGCTTGTGCGCAACGATCCCGCGCTGAGGGGTACACCCGCACGCGCGGGAACACCTACCCGACGGCACTCACCGAGCCGGTCGACGACCAAGAGGTGA
- a CDS encoding DMT family transporter, producing MQSSSRTKLIGFAIMFLSSSLMGGIGAFARYIEAPGLFISFARNLAGLVLMTLIFTVGRKYVKFRGFRLTPAIVASGVFLGLLSGLYVMSTQMTTLANAAFLIYTGPIYSTILASIFLKEPFTKATAISLSSVFAGCLLIIGIINYTAGDGFVVSLDLDPKYFAGNMVALASGVAYGLFLFVSRYRSDVESDVRAYSNFLFAVITLGIINIVRVPDLGAMTGRGWIILVVAAFITGAGAFYFLTVASKILLAGELATISYQETIMATVLGVALFSESMSVMQMLGGALIIAGGVAQILFSTKKTPELTEAFTQGGVAGGKPDGGAPGVALGDNGAPAVALQDNGAPGVALGDNGAPAVALGDNGAPAVVQSNVGAETK from the coding sequence ATGCAGTCGTCCAGCCGCACCAAACTCATCGGCTTCGCCATCATGTTCCTGTCCTCGAGCCTCATGGGTGGCATCGGCGCGTTCGCCCGGTACATCGAGGCTCCCGGGCTCTTCATCTCGTTCGCCCGCAACCTCGCCGGGCTCGTCCTGATGACCCTGATCTTCACGGTCGGTCGCAAGTACGTGAAGTTCCGCGGGTTCAGGCTGACTCCTGCGATCGTGGCCTCCGGAGTCTTCCTGGGCCTGCTGTCCGGCCTCTATGTGATGTCGACACAGATGACGACGCTCGCCAACGCGGCCTTCCTCATCTACACCGGCCCCATCTACTCGACCATTCTCGCGAGCATCTTCCTCAAGGAGCCGTTCACCAAGGCGACGGCTATCTCGCTCTCGTCCGTGTTCGCCGGCTGCCTCCTCATCATCGGCATCATCAACTACACGGCGGGCGACGGATTCGTCGTGTCGCTCGACCTCGACCCCAAGTACTTCGCGGGCAACATGGTCGCCCTCGCGTCGGGCGTCGCGTACGGCCTCTTCCTGTTCGTGAGCCGATATCGCAGTGACGTCGAGTCCGACGTGCGCGCGTACTCCAACTTCCTGTTCGCCGTCATCACCCTGGGCATCATCAACATCGTCAGGGTGCCCGACCTGGGAGCGATGACCGGGCGCGGATGGATCATCCTCGTGGTGGCCGCATTCATCACCGGAGCCGGGGCGTTCTACTTCCTGACCGTGGCGTCGAAGATCCTGCTGGCCGGCGAGCTCGCGACGATCTCCTACCAGGAGACCATCATGGCGACGGTCCTCGGTGTCGCATTGTTCAGCGAGTCCATGTCCGTCATGCAGATGCTCGGTGGCGCGCTCATCATCGCGGGCGGCGTCGCACAGATCCTCTTCTCCACCAAGAAGACCCCGGAACTGACCGAGGCCTTCACCCAGGGCGGCGTGGCCGGCGGGAAGCCCGACGGCGGCGCACCCGGGGTCGCGCTCGGAGACAACGGCGCACCCGCCGTGGCGCTCCAAGACAACGGCGCACCCGGGGTCGCGCTCGGAGACAACGGCGCACCCGCCGTGGCGCTCGGAGACAACGGCGCACCCGCCGTCGTCCAAAGCAACGTAGGAGCTGAGACGAAGTGA
- a CDS encoding DMT family transporter has translation MATSTVAPRGATTMNKKLGFTAMLLSATGMGLVGTFGRLATPIDPATGAKYITGDFLAFGRMTVGVLGMLVIVLAVKKLPELRRTKISFSVVAGGLAIGAALAFYVSSTLMTTIANAVFLIYTGPLFSAILAWIFLKEKINLRNASFLLLVFVGMLMTIGLINYSAGNGLTFGLELGANPDMPNKTMGDIFGLASGLFYGLALFFYRYRPDIASEIRSFWNFVFGAIGAVVVMVFRLTMLDPTNPLEVMTGTHWAWAGGMFLVCGLLAIGLLPVAGKHLMAVELSCVSYWECVVGIVLGVLVWHESMTLIGAIGGVLIIVGGMAPMLVELVRKPRKTLEIQIPESTLTKV, from the coding sequence ATGGCGACCTCCACCGTCGCCCCCAGAGGGGCGACGACGATGAACAAGAAGCTCGGCTTCACCGCAATGCTGCTCTCAGCGACGGGCATGGGCCTGGTCGGGACATTCGGCCGGCTGGCCACCCCGATCGACCCCGCGACCGGCGCGAAGTACATCACCGGCGACTTCCTCGCCTTCGGCAGGATGACCGTCGGAGTGCTCGGAATGCTCGTCATCGTTCTTGCCGTGAAGAAGCTCCCCGAGCTCAGGCGCACGAAGATCTCTTTCAGCGTCGTGGCCGGCGGCCTGGCAATCGGCGCGGCCTTGGCGTTCTACGTCTCGTCGACGCTGATGACGACGATCGCCAACGCGGTGTTCCTGATCTACACCGGCCCACTGTTCTCGGCCATTCTCGCGTGGATCTTCCTCAAGGAGAAGATCAACCTACGCAATGCGTCTTTCCTGCTCCTGGTGTTCGTCGGCATGTTGATGACGATCGGGCTGATCAACTACAGCGCCGGAAATGGCCTGACCTTCGGGCTCGAGCTAGGCGCGAACCCGGACATGCCGAACAAGACCATGGGCGACATCTTCGGCCTCGCCTCGGGCCTGTTCTACGGCCTCGCGCTGTTCTTCTACCGCTATCGGCCGGACATCGCCTCCGAGATCCGGTCTTTCTGGAACTTCGTGTTCGGTGCCATCGGCGCCGTCGTCGTGATGGTCTTCCGGCTGACCATGCTCGACCCGACCAACCCGTTGGAGGTCATGACCGGCACGCACTGGGCCTGGGCGGGCGGCATGTTCCTTGTCTGCGGCCTGCTCGCAATCGGCCTCCTGCCCGTTGCGGGGAAGCACCTGATGGCCGTCGAGCTCTCGTGCGTCTCCTACTGGGAGTGCGTGGTCGGGATCGTCCTCGGCGTCCTCGTCTGGCACGAGTCCATGACCCTCATCGGCGCCATCGGCGGCGTGCTCATCATCGTCGGAGGCATGGCTCCCATGCTCGTCGAGCTCGTCAGAAAGCCCAGGAAGACGTTGGAGATTCAGATACCGGAATCCACCCTCACCAAGGTCTAG